Proteins encoded together in one Mastacembelus armatus chromosome 15, fMasArm1.2, whole genome shotgun sequence window:
- the lnpk gene encoding endoplasmic reticulum junction formation protein lunapark-B isoform X9: protein MGALISRWKAKPTTVEQLENLDKEINDLEEFRAKNQRLQKLWVGRFLLYSSVLYLLICLIVYCLYLPEQWLQRIVLALPFFIYPVLVWFIRKLLIFLFCKRTERNNDKLEDLKVAKKKILEEVMETETYKNAKLILERFDPEAKRKAELESTPVRPQMTPRPGQEIRHRGPAMRPMPMGTPVATPVTPSAGARPPLVPGGTPVEPVPLSAPGGPPERSTLSASVFQGALPRTPTSPIPGVGMHPPGPPLARPILPKDRGAVDRVIEYLVGDGPQNRYALICQQCFSHNGMALKEEFEYLAFRCAYCYFLNPARKTRPQAPRLPEFSYERRLRAESHSPSPTPRSGTDTEESAPPSGDEKDMVEDEDPTKEIESVTQSEEQPQQQEGELVQEEEEEEAEESPRTPGETESQPS, encoded by the exons ATGGGGGCCCTGATATCTCGATGGAAG GCAAAGCCAACCACAGTTGAGCAGCTGGAGAACCTCGACAAG GAGATTAACGATCTGGAGGAGTTTAGAGCCAAAAACCAACGTCTGCAAAAG CTGTGGGTTGGCCGGTTCCTTCTCTACTCGTCTGTTCTGTACCTGTTGATCTGTCTGATTGTATACTGTCTCTACCTACCTGAACAATGGCTGCAGAGAATAGTACTGGCCCTGCCTTTCTTCATATACCCTGTGCT GGTTTGGTTTATAAGGAAATTGTTGATCTTCCTCTTTTGCAAACGCACTGAGAGAAACA atgATAAACTAGAAGATTTAAAGGTTGCCAAGAAAAAGATT CTGGAGGAAGTGATGGAAACGGAGACATACAAAAACGCCAAACTCATTCTGGAACGCTTTGATCCAGAAGCTAAGAGGAAAGCT GAGCTGGAGTCGACTCCAGTCCGTCCGCAGATGACTCCCAGGCCAGGACAAG AGATTCGCCACAGAGGGCCAGCAATGAGACCCATGCCTATGGGCACCCCAGTTGCCACACCAGTGACCCCTTCAGCTGGAGCACGGCCTCCATTGGTACCAGGAGGAACCCCTGTGG AACCTGTCCCTCTCTCAGCTCCAGGAGGACCACCAGAGAGATCTACTCTGTCTGCTTCAGTCTTCCAGGGGGCACTACCCAGGACCCCCACCTCCCCTATACCAGGTGTAG GCATGCACCCTCCAGGTCCTCCATTAGCAAGACCCATTCTGCCCAAAGACAGGGGAGCTGTGGATCGAGTCATTGAGTACCTGGTAGGAGATGGACCACAGAACAG ATATGCCTTGATCTGCCAGCAGTGCTTTTCTCATAATGGCATGGCTCTGAAAGAAGAGTTTGAATACCTCG CGTTTCGTTGTGCGTACTGCTACTTTCTGAATCCAGCCAGAAAGACTCGGCCTCAAGCTCCCAGGCTTCCAGAGTTCAGCTATGAGAGGAGGCTACGAGCAGAATCGCATTCCCCTAGTCCAACACCACGTTCTGGGACAGACACAGAGGAGAGCGCGCCCCCTTCTGGAG ATGAGAAAGATATGGTAGAAGATGAAGATCCCACTAAAGAAATAGAGTCTGTGACCCAATCAGAggagcagccacagcagcaggagggagaactggttcaggaggaggaggaggaggaggcagaggagagtCCCAGAACCCCCGGTGAGACAGAATCTCAGCCATCGTAG
- the lnpk gene encoding endoplasmic reticulum junction formation protein lunapark-B isoform X4, with protein sequence MGALISRWKAKPTTVEQLENLDKEINDLEEFRAKNQRLQKLWVGRFLLYSSVLYLLICLIVYCLYLPEQWLQRIVLALPFFIYPVLVWFIRKLLIFLFCKRTERNNDKLEDLKVAKKKILEEVMETETYKNAKLILERFDPEAKRKAELESTPVRPQMTPRPGQEIRHRGPAMRPMPMGTPVATPVTPSAGARPPLVPGGTPVGKERQREPVPLSAPGGPPERSTLSASVFQGALPRTPTSPIPGVGMHPPGPPLARPILPKDRGAVDRVIEYLVGDGPQNRYALICQQCFSHNGMALKEEFEYLAFRCAYCYFLNPARKTRPQAPRLPEFSYERRLRAESHSPSPTPRSGTDTEESAPPSGAKAPAPWNLVHSFSSFQIQQSPKNPQNRPLQSPDEKDMVEDEDPTKEIESVTQSEEQPQQQEGELVQEEEEEEAEESPRTPGETESQPS encoded by the exons ATGGGGGCCCTGATATCTCGATGGAAG GCAAAGCCAACCACAGTTGAGCAGCTGGAGAACCTCGACAAG GAGATTAACGATCTGGAGGAGTTTAGAGCCAAAAACCAACGTCTGCAAAAG CTGTGGGTTGGCCGGTTCCTTCTCTACTCGTCTGTTCTGTACCTGTTGATCTGTCTGATTGTATACTGTCTCTACCTACCTGAACAATGGCTGCAGAGAATAGTACTGGCCCTGCCTTTCTTCATATACCCTGTGCT GGTTTGGTTTATAAGGAAATTGTTGATCTTCCTCTTTTGCAAACGCACTGAGAGAAACA atgATAAACTAGAAGATTTAAAGGTTGCCAAGAAAAAGATT CTGGAGGAAGTGATGGAAACGGAGACATACAAAAACGCCAAACTCATTCTGGAACGCTTTGATCCAGAAGCTAAGAGGAAAGCT GAGCTGGAGTCGACTCCAGTCCGTCCGCAGATGACTCCCAGGCCAGGACAAG AGATTCGCCACAGAGGGCCAGCAATGAGACCCATGCCTATGGGCACCCCAGTTGCCACACCAGTGACCCCTTCAGCTGGAGCACGGCCTCCATTGGTACCAGGAGGAACCCCTGTGGGTAAGGAGAGACAAAGAG AACCTGTCCCTCTCTCAGCTCCAGGAGGACCACCAGAGAGATCTACTCTGTCTGCTTCAGTCTTCCAGGGGGCACTACCCAGGACCCCCACCTCCCCTATACCAGGTGTAG GCATGCACCCTCCAGGTCCTCCATTAGCAAGACCCATTCTGCCCAAAGACAGGGGAGCTGTGGATCGAGTCATTGAGTACCTGGTAGGAGATGGACCACAGAACAG ATATGCCTTGATCTGCCAGCAGTGCTTTTCTCATAATGGCATGGCTCTGAAAGAAGAGTTTGAATACCTCG CGTTTCGTTGTGCGTACTGCTACTTTCTGAATCCAGCCAGAAAGACTCGGCCTCAAGCTCCCAGGCTTCCAGAGTTCAGCTATGAGAGGAGGCTACGAGCAGAATCGCATTCCCCTAGTCCAACACCACGTTCTGGGACAGACACAGAGGAGAGCGCGCCCCCTTCTGGAG CAAAGGCTCCGGCACCGTGGAATTTGGTCCACAGTTTCTCCAGTTTCCAGATCCAGCAGAGTCCAAAGAACCCTCAGAACCGACCTCTGCAGAGCCCAG ATGAGAAAGATATGGTAGAAGATGAAGATCCCACTAAAGAAATAGAGTCTGTGACCCAATCAGAggagcagccacagcagcaggagggagaactggttcaggaggaggaggaggaggaggcagaggagagtCCCAGAACCCCCGGTGAGACAGAATCTCAGCCATCGTAG
- the lnpk gene encoding endoplasmic reticulum junction formation protein lunapark-B isoform X1 codes for MGALISRWKAKPTTVEQLENLDKEINDLEEFRAKNQRLQKLWVGRFLLYSSVLYLLICLIVYCLYLPEQWLQRIVLALPFFIYPVLVWFIRKLLIFLFCKRTERNNDKLEDLKVAKKKILEEVMETETYKNAKLILERFDPEAKRKAELESTPVRPQMTPRPGQEIRHRGPAMRPMPMGTPVATPVTPSAGARPPLVPGGTPVGKERQREPVPLSAPGGPPERSTLSASVFQGALPRTPTSPIPGVGMHPPGPPLARPILPKDRGAVDRVIEYLVGDGPQNRYALICQQCFSHNGMALKEEFEYLAFRCAYCYFLNPARKTRPQAPRLPEFSYERRLRAESHSPSPTPRSGTDTEESAPPSGVREQGASRAKAPAPWNLVHSFSSFQIQQSPKNPQNRPLQSPDEKDMVEDEDPTKEIESVTQSEEQPQQQEGELVQEEEEEEAEESPRTPGETESQPS; via the exons ATGGGGGCCCTGATATCTCGATGGAAG GCAAAGCCAACCACAGTTGAGCAGCTGGAGAACCTCGACAAG GAGATTAACGATCTGGAGGAGTTTAGAGCCAAAAACCAACGTCTGCAAAAG CTGTGGGTTGGCCGGTTCCTTCTCTACTCGTCTGTTCTGTACCTGTTGATCTGTCTGATTGTATACTGTCTCTACCTACCTGAACAATGGCTGCAGAGAATAGTACTGGCCCTGCCTTTCTTCATATACCCTGTGCT GGTTTGGTTTATAAGGAAATTGTTGATCTTCCTCTTTTGCAAACGCACTGAGAGAAACA atgATAAACTAGAAGATTTAAAGGTTGCCAAGAAAAAGATT CTGGAGGAAGTGATGGAAACGGAGACATACAAAAACGCCAAACTCATTCTGGAACGCTTTGATCCAGAAGCTAAGAGGAAAGCT GAGCTGGAGTCGACTCCAGTCCGTCCGCAGATGACTCCCAGGCCAGGACAAG AGATTCGCCACAGAGGGCCAGCAATGAGACCCATGCCTATGGGCACCCCAGTTGCCACACCAGTGACCCCTTCAGCTGGAGCACGGCCTCCATTGGTACCAGGAGGAACCCCTGTGGGTAAGGAGAGACAAAGAG AACCTGTCCCTCTCTCAGCTCCAGGAGGACCACCAGAGAGATCTACTCTGTCTGCTTCAGTCTTCCAGGGGGCACTACCCAGGACCCCCACCTCCCCTATACCAGGTGTAG GCATGCACCCTCCAGGTCCTCCATTAGCAAGACCCATTCTGCCCAAAGACAGGGGAGCTGTGGATCGAGTCATTGAGTACCTGGTAGGAGATGGACCACAGAACAG ATATGCCTTGATCTGCCAGCAGTGCTTTTCTCATAATGGCATGGCTCTGAAAGAAGAGTTTGAATACCTCG CGTTTCGTTGTGCGTACTGCTACTTTCTGAATCCAGCCAGAAAGACTCGGCCTCAAGCTCCCAGGCTTCCAGAGTTCAGCTATGAGAGGAGGCTACGAGCAGAATCGCATTCCCCTAGTCCAACACCACGTTCTGGGACAGACACAGAGGAGAGCGCGCCCCCTTCTGGAG TTAGGGAGCAAGGAGCCAGCAGAG CAAAGGCTCCGGCACCGTGGAATTTGGTCCACAGTTTCTCCAGTTTCCAGATCCAGCAGAGTCCAAAGAACCCTCAGAACCGACCTCTGCAGAGCCCAG ATGAGAAAGATATGGTAGAAGATGAAGATCCCACTAAAGAAATAGAGTCTGTGACCCAATCAGAggagcagccacagcagcaggagggagaactggttcaggaggaggaggaggaggaggcagaggagagtCCCAGAACCCCCGGTGAGACAGAATCTCAGCCATCGTAG
- the lnpk gene encoding endoplasmic reticulum junction formation protein lunapark-B isoform X6, whose product MGALISRWKAKPTTVEQLENLDKEINDLEEFRAKNQRLQKLWVGRFLLYSSVLYLLICLIVYCLYLPEQWLQRIVLALPFFIYPVLVWFIRKLLIFLFCKRTERNNDKLEDLKVAKKKILEEVMETETYKNAKLILERFDPEAKRKAELESTPVRPQMTPRPGQEIRHRGPAMRPMPMGTPVATPVTPSAGARPPLVPGGTPVGKERQREPVPLSAPGGPPERSTLSASVFQGALPRTPTSPIPGVGMHPPGPPLARPILPKDRGAVDRVIEYLVGDGPQNRYALICQQCFSHNGMALKEEFEYLAFRCAYCYFLNPARKTRPQAPRLPEFSYERRLRAESHSPSPTPRSGTDTEESAPPSGDEKDMVEDEDPTKEIESVTQSEEQPQQQEGELVQEEEEEEAEESPRTPGETESQPS is encoded by the exons ATGGGGGCCCTGATATCTCGATGGAAG GCAAAGCCAACCACAGTTGAGCAGCTGGAGAACCTCGACAAG GAGATTAACGATCTGGAGGAGTTTAGAGCCAAAAACCAACGTCTGCAAAAG CTGTGGGTTGGCCGGTTCCTTCTCTACTCGTCTGTTCTGTACCTGTTGATCTGTCTGATTGTATACTGTCTCTACCTACCTGAACAATGGCTGCAGAGAATAGTACTGGCCCTGCCTTTCTTCATATACCCTGTGCT GGTTTGGTTTATAAGGAAATTGTTGATCTTCCTCTTTTGCAAACGCACTGAGAGAAACA atgATAAACTAGAAGATTTAAAGGTTGCCAAGAAAAAGATT CTGGAGGAAGTGATGGAAACGGAGACATACAAAAACGCCAAACTCATTCTGGAACGCTTTGATCCAGAAGCTAAGAGGAAAGCT GAGCTGGAGTCGACTCCAGTCCGTCCGCAGATGACTCCCAGGCCAGGACAAG AGATTCGCCACAGAGGGCCAGCAATGAGACCCATGCCTATGGGCACCCCAGTTGCCACACCAGTGACCCCTTCAGCTGGAGCACGGCCTCCATTGGTACCAGGAGGAACCCCTGTGGGTAAGGAGAGACAAAGAG AACCTGTCCCTCTCTCAGCTCCAGGAGGACCACCAGAGAGATCTACTCTGTCTGCTTCAGTCTTCCAGGGGGCACTACCCAGGACCCCCACCTCCCCTATACCAGGTGTAG GCATGCACCCTCCAGGTCCTCCATTAGCAAGACCCATTCTGCCCAAAGACAGGGGAGCTGTGGATCGAGTCATTGAGTACCTGGTAGGAGATGGACCACAGAACAG ATATGCCTTGATCTGCCAGCAGTGCTTTTCTCATAATGGCATGGCTCTGAAAGAAGAGTTTGAATACCTCG CGTTTCGTTGTGCGTACTGCTACTTTCTGAATCCAGCCAGAAAGACTCGGCCTCAAGCTCCCAGGCTTCCAGAGTTCAGCTATGAGAGGAGGCTACGAGCAGAATCGCATTCCCCTAGTCCAACACCACGTTCTGGGACAGACACAGAGGAGAGCGCGCCCCCTTCTGGAG ATGAGAAAGATATGGTAGAAGATGAAGATCCCACTAAAGAAATAGAGTCTGTGACCCAATCAGAggagcagccacagcagcaggagggagaactggttcaggaggaggaggaggaggaggcagaggagagtCCCAGAACCCCCGGTGAGACAGAATCTCAGCCATCGTAG
- the lnpk gene encoding endoplasmic reticulum junction formation protein lunapark-B isoform X7, with translation MGALISRWKAKPTTVEQLENLDKEINDLEEFRAKNQRLQKLWVGRFLLYSSVLYLLICLIVYCLYLPEQWLQRIVLALPFFIYPVLVWFIRKLLIFLFCKRTERNNDKLEDLKVAKKKILEEVMETETYKNAKLILERFDPEAKRKAELESTPVRPQMTPRPGQEIRHRGPAMRPMPMGTPVATPVTPSAGARPPLVPGGTPVAPGGPPERSTLSASVFQGALPRTPTSPIPGVGMHPPGPPLARPILPKDRGAVDRVIEYLVGDGPQNRYALICQQCFSHNGMALKEEFEYLAFRCAYCYFLNPARKTRPQAPRLPEFSYERRLRAESHSPSPTPRSGTDTEESAPPSGDEKDMVEDEDPTKEIESVTQSEEQPQQQEGELVQEEEEEEAEESPRTPGETESQPS, from the exons ATGGGGGCCCTGATATCTCGATGGAAG GCAAAGCCAACCACAGTTGAGCAGCTGGAGAACCTCGACAAG GAGATTAACGATCTGGAGGAGTTTAGAGCCAAAAACCAACGTCTGCAAAAG CTGTGGGTTGGCCGGTTCCTTCTCTACTCGTCTGTTCTGTACCTGTTGATCTGTCTGATTGTATACTGTCTCTACCTACCTGAACAATGGCTGCAGAGAATAGTACTGGCCCTGCCTTTCTTCATATACCCTGTGCT GGTTTGGTTTATAAGGAAATTGTTGATCTTCCTCTTTTGCAAACGCACTGAGAGAAACA atgATAAACTAGAAGATTTAAAGGTTGCCAAGAAAAAGATT CTGGAGGAAGTGATGGAAACGGAGACATACAAAAACGCCAAACTCATTCTGGAACGCTTTGATCCAGAAGCTAAGAGGAAAGCT GAGCTGGAGTCGACTCCAGTCCGTCCGCAGATGACTCCCAGGCCAGGACAAG AGATTCGCCACAGAGGGCCAGCAATGAGACCCATGCCTATGGGCACCCCAGTTGCCACACCAGTGACCCCTTCAGCTGGAGCACGGCCTCCATTGGTACCAGGAGGAACCCCTGTGG CTCCAGGAGGACCACCAGAGAGATCTACTCTGTCTGCTTCAGTCTTCCAGGGGGCACTACCCAGGACCCCCACCTCCCCTATACCAGGTGTAG GCATGCACCCTCCAGGTCCTCCATTAGCAAGACCCATTCTGCCCAAAGACAGGGGAGCTGTGGATCGAGTCATTGAGTACCTGGTAGGAGATGGACCACAGAACAG ATATGCCTTGATCTGCCAGCAGTGCTTTTCTCATAATGGCATGGCTCTGAAAGAAGAGTTTGAATACCTCG CGTTTCGTTGTGCGTACTGCTACTTTCTGAATCCAGCCAGAAAGACTCGGCCTCAAGCTCCCAGGCTTCCAGAGTTCAGCTATGAGAGGAGGCTACGAGCAGAATCGCATTCCCCTAGTCCAACACCACGTTCTGGGACAGACACAGAGGAGAGCGCGCCCCCTTCTGGAG ATGAGAAAGATATGGTAGAAGATGAAGATCCCACTAAAGAAATAGAGTCTGTGACCCAATCAGAggagcagccacagcagcaggagggagaactggttcaggaggaggaggaggaggaggcagaggagagtCCCAGAACCCCCGGTGAGACAGAATCTCAGCCATCGTAG
- the lnpk gene encoding endoplasmic reticulum junction formation protein lunapark-B isoform X3 has translation MGALISRWKAKPTTVEQLENLDKEINDLEEFRAKNQRLQKLWVGRFLLYSSVLYLLICLIVYCLYLPEQWLQRIVLALPFFIYPVLVWFIRKLLIFLFCKRTERNNDKLEDLKVAKKKILEEVMETETYKNAKLILERFDPEAKRKAELESTPVRPQMTPRPGQEIRHRGPAMRPMPMGTPVATPVTPSAGARPPLVPGGTPVGKERQRAPGGPPERSTLSASVFQGALPRTPTSPIPGVGMHPPGPPLARPILPKDRGAVDRVIEYLVGDGPQNRYALICQQCFSHNGMALKEEFEYLAFRCAYCYFLNPARKTRPQAPRLPEFSYERRLRAESHSPSPTPRSGTDTEESAPPSGVREQGASRAKAPAPWNLVHSFSSFQIQQSPKNPQNRPLQSPDEKDMVEDEDPTKEIESVTQSEEQPQQQEGELVQEEEEEEAEESPRTPGETESQPS, from the exons ATGGGGGCCCTGATATCTCGATGGAAG GCAAAGCCAACCACAGTTGAGCAGCTGGAGAACCTCGACAAG GAGATTAACGATCTGGAGGAGTTTAGAGCCAAAAACCAACGTCTGCAAAAG CTGTGGGTTGGCCGGTTCCTTCTCTACTCGTCTGTTCTGTACCTGTTGATCTGTCTGATTGTATACTGTCTCTACCTACCTGAACAATGGCTGCAGAGAATAGTACTGGCCCTGCCTTTCTTCATATACCCTGTGCT GGTTTGGTTTATAAGGAAATTGTTGATCTTCCTCTTTTGCAAACGCACTGAGAGAAACA atgATAAACTAGAAGATTTAAAGGTTGCCAAGAAAAAGATT CTGGAGGAAGTGATGGAAACGGAGACATACAAAAACGCCAAACTCATTCTGGAACGCTTTGATCCAGAAGCTAAGAGGAAAGCT GAGCTGGAGTCGACTCCAGTCCGTCCGCAGATGACTCCCAGGCCAGGACAAG AGATTCGCCACAGAGGGCCAGCAATGAGACCCATGCCTATGGGCACCCCAGTTGCCACACCAGTGACCCCTTCAGCTGGAGCACGGCCTCCATTGGTACCAGGAGGAACCCCTGTGGGTAAGGAGAGACAAAGAG CTCCAGGAGGACCACCAGAGAGATCTACTCTGTCTGCTTCAGTCTTCCAGGGGGCACTACCCAGGACCCCCACCTCCCCTATACCAGGTGTAG GCATGCACCCTCCAGGTCCTCCATTAGCAAGACCCATTCTGCCCAAAGACAGGGGAGCTGTGGATCGAGTCATTGAGTACCTGGTAGGAGATGGACCACAGAACAG ATATGCCTTGATCTGCCAGCAGTGCTTTTCTCATAATGGCATGGCTCTGAAAGAAGAGTTTGAATACCTCG CGTTTCGTTGTGCGTACTGCTACTTTCTGAATCCAGCCAGAAAGACTCGGCCTCAAGCTCCCAGGCTTCCAGAGTTCAGCTATGAGAGGAGGCTACGAGCAGAATCGCATTCCCCTAGTCCAACACCACGTTCTGGGACAGACACAGAGGAGAGCGCGCCCCCTTCTGGAG TTAGGGAGCAAGGAGCCAGCAGAG CAAAGGCTCCGGCACCGTGGAATTTGGTCCACAGTTTCTCCAGTTTCCAGATCCAGCAGAGTCCAAAGAACCCTCAGAACCGACCTCTGCAGAGCCCAG ATGAGAAAGATATGGTAGAAGATGAAGATCCCACTAAAGAAATAGAGTCTGTGACCCAATCAGAggagcagccacagcagcaggagggagaactggttcaggaggaggaggaggaggaggcagaggagagtCCCAGAACCCCCGGTGAGACAGAATCTCAGCCATCGTAG
- the lnpk gene encoding endoplasmic reticulum junction formation protein lunapark-B isoform X8, whose translation MGALISRWKAKPTTVEQLENLDKEINDLEEFRAKNQRLQKLWVGRFLLYSSVLYLLICLIVYCLYLPEQWLQRIVLALPFFIYPVLVWFIRKLLIFLFCKRTERNNDKLEDLKVAKKKILEEVMETETYKNAKLILERFDPEAKRKAELESTPVRPQMTPRPGQEIRHRGPAMRPMPMGTPVATPVTPSAGARPPLVPGGTPVEPVPLSAPGGPPERSTLSASVFQGALPRTPTSPIPGVGMHPPGPPLARPILPKDRGAVDRVIEYLVGDGPQNRYALICQQCFSHNGMALKEEFEYLAFRCAYCYFLNPARKTRPQAPRLPEFSYERRLRAESHSPSPTPRSGTDTEESAPPSGAKAPAPWNLVHSFSSFQIQQSPKNPQNRPLQSPDEKDMVEDEDPTKEIESVTQSEEQPQQQEGELVQEEEEEEAEESPRTPGETESQPS comes from the exons ATGGGGGCCCTGATATCTCGATGGAAG GCAAAGCCAACCACAGTTGAGCAGCTGGAGAACCTCGACAAG GAGATTAACGATCTGGAGGAGTTTAGAGCCAAAAACCAACGTCTGCAAAAG CTGTGGGTTGGCCGGTTCCTTCTCTACTCGTCTGTTCTGTACCTGTTGATCTGTCTGATTGTATACTGTCTCTACCTACCTGAACAATGGCTGCAGAGAATAGTACTGGCCCTGCCTTTCTTCATATACCCTGTGCT GGTTTGGTTTATAAGGAAATTGTTGATCTTCCTCTTTTGCAAACGCACTGAGAGAAACA atgATAAACTAGAAGATTTAAAGGTTGCCAAGAAAAAGATT CTGGAGGAAGTGATGGAAACGGAGACATACAAAAACGCCAAACTCATTCTGGAACGCTTTGATCCAGAAGCTAAGAGGAAAGCT GAGCTGGAGTCGACTCCAGTCCGTCCGCAGATGACTCCCAGGCCAGGACAAG AGATTCGCCACAGAGGGCCAGCAATGAGACCCATGCCTATGGGCACCCCAGTTGCCACACCAGTGACCCCTTCAGCTGGAGCACGGCCTCCATTGGTACCAGGAGGAACCCCTGTGG AACCTGTCCCTCTCTCAGCTCCAGGAGGACCACCAGAGAGATCTACTCTGTCTGCTTCAGTCTTCCAGGGGGCACTACCCAGGACCCCCACCTCCCCTATACCAGGTGTAG GCATGCACCCTCCAGGTCCTCCATTAGCAAGACCCATTCTGCCCAAAGACAGGGGAGCTGTGGATCGAGTCATTGAGTACCTGGTAGGAGATGGACCACAGAACAG ATATGCCTTGATCTGCCAGCAGTGCTTTTCTCATAATGGCATGGCTCTGAAAGAAGAGTTTGAATACCTCG CGTTTCGTTGTGCGTACTGCTACTTTCTGAATCCAGCCAGAAAGACTCGGCCTCAAGCTCCCAGGCTTCCAGAGTTCAGCTATGAGAGGAGGCTACGAGCAGAATCGCATTCCCCTAGTCCAACACCACGTTCTGGGACAGACACAGAGGAGAGCGCGCCCCCTTCTGGAG CAAAGGCTCCGGCACCGTGGAATTTGGTCCACAGTTTCTCCAGTTTCCAGATCCAGCAGAGTCCAAAGAACCCTCAGAACCGACCTCTGCAGAGCCCAG ATGAGAAAGATATGGTAGAAGATGAAGATCCCACTAAAGAAATAGAGTCTGTGACCCAATCAGAggagcagccacagcagcaggagggagaactggttcaggaggaggaggaggaggaggcagaggagagtCCCAGAACCCCCGGTGAGACAGAATCTCAGCCATCGTAG
- the lnpk gene encoding endoplasmic reticulum junction formation protein lunapark-B isoform X5 yields MGALISRWKAKPTTVEQLENLDKEINDLEEFRAKNQRLQKLWVGRFLLYSSVLYLLICLIVYCLYLPEQWLQRIVLALPFFIYPVLVWFIRKLLIFLFCKRTERNNDKLEDLKVAKKKILEEVMETETYKNAKLILERFDPEAKRKAELESTPVRPQMTPRPGQEIRHRGPAMRPMPMGTPVATPVTPSAGARPPLVPGGTPVAPGGPPERSTLSASVFQGALPRTPTSPIPGVGMHPPGPPLARPILPKDRGAVDRVIEYLVGDGPQNRYALICQQCFSHNGMALKEEFEYLAFRCAYCYFLNPARKTRPQAPRLPEFSYERRLRAESHSPSPTPRSGTDTEESAPPSGVREQGASRAKAPAPWNLVHSFSSFQIQQSPKNPQNRPLQSPDEKDMVEDEDPTKEIESVTQSEEQPQQQEGELVQEEEEEEAEESPRTPGETESQPS; encoded by the exons ATGGGGGCCCTGATATCTCGATGGAAG GCAAAGCCAACCACAGTTGAGCAGCTGGAGAACCTCGACAAG GAGATTAACGATCTGGAGGAGTTTAGAGCCAAAAACCAACGTCTGCAAAAG CTGTGGGTTGGCCGGTTCCTTCTCTACTCGTCTGTTCTGTACCTGTTGATCTGTCTGATTGTATACTGTCTCTACCTACCTGAACAATGGCTGCAGAGAATAGTACTGGCCCTGCCTTTCTTCATATACCCTGTGCT GGTTTGGTTTATAAGGAAATTGTTGATCTTCCTCTTTTGCAAACGCACTGAGAGAAACA atgATAAACTAGAAGATTTAAAGGTTGCCAAGAAAAAGATT CTGGAGGAAGTGATGGAAACGGAGACATACAAAAACGCCAAACTCATTCTGGAACGCTTTGATCCAGAAGCTAAGAGGAAAGCT GAGCTGGAGTCGACTCCAGTCCGTCCGCAGATGACTCCCAGGCCAGGACAAG AGATTCGCCACAGAGGGCCAGCAATGAGACCCATGCCTATGGGCACCCCAGTTGCCACACCAGTGACCCCTTCAGCTGGAGCACGGCCTCCATTGGTACCAGGAGGAACCCCTGTGG CTCCAGGAGGACCACCAGAGAGATCTACTCTGTCTGCTTCAGTCTTCCAGGGGGCACTACCCAGGACCCCCACCTCCCCTATACCAGGTGTAG GCATGCACCCTCCAGGTCCTCCATTAGCAAGACCCATTCTGCCCAAAGACAGGGGAGCTGTGGATCGAGTCATTGAGTACCTGGTAGGAGATGGACCACAGAACAG ATATGCCTTGATCTGCCAGCAGTGCTTTTCTCATAATGGCATGGCTCTGAAAGAAGAGTTTGAATACCTCG CGTTTCGTTGTGCGTACTGCTACTTTCTGAATCCAGCCAGAAAGACTCGGCCTCAAGCTCCCAGGCTTCCAGAGTTCAGCTATGAGAGGAGGCTACGAGCAGAATCGCATTCCCCTAGTCCAACACCACGTTCTGGGACAGACACAGAGGAGAGCGCGCCCCCTTCTGGAG TTAGGGAGCAAGGAGCCAGCAGAG CAAAGGCTCCGGCACCGTGGAATTTGGTCCACAGTTTCTCCAGTTTCCAGATCCAGCAGAGTCCAAAGAACCCTCAGAACCGACCTCTGCAGAGCCCAG ATGAGAAAGATATGGTAGAAGATGAAGATCCCACTAAAGAAATAGAGTCTGTGACCCAATCAGAggagcagccacagcagcaggagggagaactggttcaggaggaggaggaggaggaggcagaggagagtCCCAGAACCCCCGGTGAGACAGAATCTCAGCCATCGTAG